In one Cupriavidus taiwanensis genomic region, the following are encoded:
- a CDS encoding Bug family tripartite tricarboxylate transporter substrate binding protein, whose product MRRRQFLLAAAAGLAVPGLVRAANVAGPVRIVVGFAPGGGTDVLARVIGQKLGVMWNTSVVVENKPGATGAIAAAYVAKQPPDGTTLLMAHVNSHAIAPALLDVKYDPRADFTPISMVGVTPNMLTCRPEQKVRTISDIVALCRKNPGKISFGSSGIGSAQHLALELFRMQAKIDVVHVPYKGSGPLVADLLGGQIDYAFDTMTAATPFIQQGKVIAIAQTRLKRAASHPGVPTLAESGFPGLDAASWYGLVGPKGMPPALAQRMNEDVNRVLAMPDVAERLKSFGAEDSGGSNQQFAAYITAESAKWAKVIKDAGVKAES is encoded by the coding sequence ATGCGGCGCAGACAATTTCTTCTGGCGGCTGCGGCCGGGCTGGCCGTGCCGGGCCTGGTGCGCGCGGCCAATGTGGCGGGGCCGGTGCGCATCGTGGTGGGCTTTGCCCCCGGCGGCGGCACCGACGTGCTGGCGCGCGTGATCGGGCAGAAGCTGGGTGTCATGTGGAACACCAGTGTGGTGGTGGAGAACAAGCCGGGCGCCACCGGCGCCATTGCCGCGGCCTATGTGGCCAAGCAGCCGCCGGACGGCACCACGCTGCTGATGGCGCATGTCAACAGCCACGCGATCGCGCCGGCGCTGCTGGACGTCAAGTACGACCCGCGCGCGGACTTTACGCCGATCTCGATGGTCGGGGTCACGCCCAATATGCTGACCTGCCGTCCGGAACAGAAGGTGCGCACGATTTCGGACATCGTGGCGTTGTGCCGCAAGAACCCGGGCAAAATCTCGTTTGGCTCGTCGGGGATCGGCTCGGCGCAGCACCTGGCGCTGGAACTGTTCCGGATGCAGGCGAAGATCGACGTGGTGCACGTGCCGTACAAGGGCTCGGGCCCGCTGGTGGCGGACCTGCTCGGCGGCCAGATCGACTATGCCTTTGACACCATGACCGCGGCCACGCCGTTTATCCAGCAGGGCAAGGTGATTGCGATCGCGCAGACGCGCCTGAAGCGCGCGGCCAGCCATCCGGGCGTGCCGACGCTGGCGGAGTCGGGCTTCCCGGGCCTGGACGCGGCGTCGTGGTACGGGCTGGTAGGCCCGAAGGGCATGCCGCCGGCGCTGGCGCAGCGCATGAACGAAGACGTCAACCGCGTGCTGGCGATGCCGGACGTGGCCGAGCGGCTGAAGAGCTTCGGCGCCGAGGACTCGGGCGGATCGAACCAGCAGTTCGCCGCCTACATCACCGCGGAATCGGCCAAATGGGCCAAGGTGATCAAGGACGCCGGCGTGAAGGCGGAGAGCTGA
- a CDS encoding Imm52 family immunity protein, producing the protein MSHEIQLQFRTCPDQRLYLEDHLALVRRLLQALGVVDALLGESAWYLSGDTKDDSYRYQLFGDQGPTAAALAVLKRDQEGKEVVKAFAIWNGQLENEKGASIAYYFDRTDGSTSGLRLTLGAKPATSRLGAWTTVARVLSEMVKIWRPMTATIDTRNYNGVFLDRPRAGWMLYLPTILTEQQVPEARALVSVLNGSNQQMGTIVVSVVDEPFSGSDPEHVRVANAIEVRLVDQDLLPRYAEL; encoded by the coding sequence ATGTCACACGAAATCCAGCTTCAGTTCAGGACCTGCCCTGATCAACGGCTATATCTGGAGGATCACCTCGCCTTGGTTAGGCGCTTGCTCCAGGCTCTGGGTGTGGTGGATGCGCTGCTCGGCGAATCGGCATGGTATCTAAGCGGGGATACCAAGGACGATTCCTATCGATATCAACTTTTCGGAGACCAAGGTCCAACTGCGGCGGCATTGGCCGTATTGAAGCGCGACCAAGAAGGCAAGGAAGTCGTAAAGGCATTTGCCATATGGAACGGGCAATTGGAGAACGAGAAGGGCGCATCCATTGCTTACTACTTCGATCGCACGGATGGCTCTACTTCGGGGCTGAGGCTCACGTTGGGCGCAAAACCAGCGACGAGCAGATTGGGTGCCTGGACCACGGTTGCGCGGGTCCTGAGTGAGATGGTAAAGATCTGGCGGCCGATGACCGCCACAATCGACACAAGGAACTACAACGGTGTCTTCCTCGACCGTCCAAGAGCTGGCTGGATGCTCTATCTGCCGACGATCCTCACCGAGCAGCAAGTTCCGGAAGCTCGCGCACTTGTCAGCGTGCTGAATGGGAGCAACCAGCAGATGGGGACGATTGTGGTAAGCGTAGTTGACGAACCATTCTCGGGAAGCGATCCGGAACACGTTAGGGTAGCCAATGCCATAGAGGTGCGGCTAGTCGATCAGGACCTTCTGCCGCGATACGCTGAGCTCTAA
- a CDS encoding LysR family transcriptional regulator, which produces MTSPAPSRQPRLHFDLTTIQLFIAVADEGSITRGAERVHLAAAAASRRILELESQLGVALFERLPHGMACTEAGRALLAHARGITHTVQRMQDDAASFLGGDLGVVRVAAPKSAVIQFLPFDILRCASECPGVRIDLQEMNSQEVQQSLRRGTVDIGIYEGSLGVVDLPTAPYRSDRLVLVVARGHALAKRKKVTPEDVLDCDLIVLGESSAISVALERLAEEAGRVLRMRMRVSGFDSIAALVAQNLGGGVMPEAIAREVAGGSRFVRLPIAGEWAVRHFVLCHRPHGALSSAALSVLQVLAQNAKPESRK; this is translated from the coding sequence GTGACGTCCCCCGCCCCCTCACGCCAACCCCGGCTGCATTTCGACCTCACCACCATCCAGCTTTTCATCGCCGTCGCCGACGAGGGCAGCATCACCCGCGGCGCCGAACGCGTGCATCTGGCCGCAGCCGCGGCTTCAAGACGCATCCTTGAGCTGGAGTCCCAACTCGGCGTCGCCCTGTTCGAGCGCCTGCCCCACGGCATGGCTTGCACCGAGGCCGGCCGCGCCCTGCTCGCCCATGCCCGCGGCATCACGCACACCGTCCAGCGCATGCAGGACGACGCCGCGTCGTTCCTGGGCGGAGACCTGGGCGTGGTGCGGGTGGCGGCGCCAAAGTCGGCCGTGATCCAGTTCCTCCCGTTCGACATCCTGCGCTGCGCCTCCGAATGCCCGGGCGTCCGCATCGACCTGCAGGAAATGAACAGCCAGGAAGTCCAGCAGTCGCTGCGTCGCGGCACGGTGGACATCGGCATCTACGAGGGCAGCTTGGGCGTGGTCGACTTGCCGACCGCGCCGTACCGCAGCGACCGGCTGGTGCTGGTGGTGGCGCGCGGACACGCGCTGGCGAAGCGCAAGAAGGTGACGCCGGAGGACGTGCTGGATTGCGACCTGATCGTGCTGGGCGAGAGTTCGGCGATCTCGGTCGCGCTGGAGCGGCTGGCGGAGGAGGCGGGGCGGGTGCTGCGGATGCGCATGCGGGTGAGCGGGTTCGACAGCATCGCGGCGCTGGTGGCGCAGAACCTGGGGGGCGGGGTGATGCCGGAGGCGATTGCGCGCGAGGTGGCGGGCGGCAGCCGCTTCGTGCGCCTGCCGATCGCGGGGGAGTGGGCGGTGCGGCATTTTGTGCTGTGCCATCGGCCGCACGGCGCGCTGTCGTCGGCGGCGTTGAGCGTGCTGCAGGTGCTTGCGCAAAACGCGAAACCTGAATCCCGAAAATAG
- a CDS encoding Imm52 family immunity protein, which produces MSHEIHLHFRTPPEQARLDFEYHLAMVQRFTRILGAEDALLGESVWYLCGDTKDDSYRYPIFRGHGPAAAALAVLKQEVDGDDVLKSFAIWNGQLEVTKGASILYYFDGTDGAPSAWSLALVSKPPSSRLGAWPTVAKVLSEAVRIWRPLLATVDTRNYAGVFPDRPGVGWMIYLPTILTEQHVPEARALVGVLDENNQQMGTIVVSVVDEPFSASDPEHVRVANAIEVRLVDQDLLPRYADL; this is translated from the coding sequence ATGTCACACGAAATCCACCTTCATTTCCGAACTCCACCAGAACAAGCTAGGCTTGATTTCGAGTACCACCTCGCCATGGTTCAACGCTTCACGCGAATACTGGGAGCAGAGGATGCACTTCTCGGGGAGTCCGTGTGGTACCTATGCGGAGATACGAAAGACGATTCTTATCGATATCCAATCTTCCGCGGCCATGGTCCAGCAGCGGCGGCATTGGCCGTATTGAAGCAAGAAGTGGATGGAGACGATGTCCTAAAGTCCTTCGCCATTTGGAATGGGCAATTGGAGGTCACCAAGGGCGCATCCATTTTGTACTATTTTGACGGAACGGACGGTGCCCCATCGGCGTGGAGTCTTGCACTGGTCTCAAAGCCGCCATCGAGCCGGCTGGGCGCCTGGCCGACGGTTGCGAAGGTTCTCAGTGAGGCGGTAAGAATCTGGCGACCATTACTGGCTACCGTCGACACGCGAAACTACGCTGGTGTCTTCCCCGACCGTCCAGGGGTAGGCTGGATGATCTATCTGCCGACCATCCTGACGGAGCAGCACGTTCCCGAGGCGCGAGCCCTTGTTGGTGTGTTGGACGAGAACAACCAGCAGATGGGAACGATTGTTGTAAGCGTAGTTGACGAACCTTTCTCGGCAAGCGATCCGGAACACGTCAGGGTAGCCAATGCCATTGAGGTGCGGCTTGTCGATCAGGACCTTCTGCCGCGATACGCTGACCTGTAA
- a CDS encoding DUF4123 domain-containing protein codes for MDVLDRYNQRRAHLQTLNLYALVDGAQYQQHREQQLEHVPGAVIALFSGTADAALEHAGPWLVDAAQVTEAVLQDLISLEMTAPAVTWLFAEADLTGLAQLLQLRLDIKLPDGRTALVRFWDSRVLAALFQLMAGDQRAEFFGHIHEWHFLDQGVRVWIGRQHADAE; via the coding sequence ATGGATGTCCTCGATCGTTACAACCAACGCCGTGCGCACTTGCAGACGCTGAATCTGTATGCCCTGGTGGATGGCGCGCAGTATCAGCAGCATCGGGAGCAACAGCTTGAACATGTGCCCGGCGCGGTGATTGCCTTGTTTTCCGGTACAGCGGATGCCGCGCTGGAACACGCCGGGCCTTGGTTGGTTGATGCGGCGCAGGTGACCGAAGCAGTGCTGCAGGACTTGATCTCCCTTGAGATGACGGCGCCGGCCGTTACCTGGCTCTTCGCCGAGGCCGATCTGACCGGGCTGGCACAGCTGCTGCAGCTGCGGCTCGATATCAAGCTGCCCGATGGAAGAACTGCCCTCGTGCGGTTTTGGGACTCGCGTGTGCTGGCGGCTCTCTTTCAATTGATGGCTGGTGACCAACGGGCGGAATTCTTCGGCCATATCCATGAATGGCATTTTCTGGACCAGGGCGTCAGAGTCTGGATAGGGAGGCAGCATGCTGACGCTGAGTGA
- a CDS encoding DUF6496 domain-containing protein → MPKASSIAQAKADKRAGKSPSTQASHFVRDEIEAVRHGKHGVRSAKQAIAIGLSEARRAGVELPPKASTKSAAAKSAAKPAAKSAGEKTPRRPSSESTAKRRSAAINALKRESTAGASHQALSAQAKRAASKRTAADRSAAAEKAARTKGAAGRSEAAQKAARTRAANKRANQKPR, encoded by the coding sequence ATGCCAAAAGCATCCAGCATCGCGCAGGCAAAGGCGGACAAGCGGGCGGGGAAGTCGCCGAGTACCCAGGCCAGTCATTTTGTTCGCGATGAGATCGAAGCCGTCCGCCATGGCAAGCACGGCGTGCGATCGGCAAAGCAGGCCATCGCCATCGGTTTGTCGGAAGCGCGCCGCGCTGGCGTTGAACTGCCGCCGAAGGCGAGTACCAAATCCGCGGCGGCCAAGAGCGCGGCCAAGCCTGCTGCCAAGAGTGCCGGCGAAAAGACGCCAAGGCGGCCTAGCTCCGAAAGTACGGCGAAGCGTCGCAGTGCCGCTATCAACGCGCTCAAGCGAGAGAGCACGGCCGGGGCCTCGCATCAGGCACTGTCAGCGCAGGCAAAGCGCGCGGCTAGCAAGCGTACTGCGGCTGATCGCTCTGCTGCCGCCGAGAAAGCGGCGAGGACAAAGGGTGCGGCTGGCCGTTCCGAAGCTGCCCAAAAGGCGGCGCGTACGCGTGCAGCCAACAAGCGGGCAAACCAGAAGCCTCGTTAA
- a CDS encoding Imm52 family immunity protein produces MSHELCLRFRHSSDSHLTLRDHLSLVQKLTRFLGVEDTLLDASAWLLAGETKDDSYRYLVFDSQGPTTTALSVLNQELDVEDVIKTFVIWNGQLAKSQGASISYFFDRADGAASAMSLTLGSKPPSSRLGPWTVVAKVLREAVKIWHPLVATVDTRKYERVFPDRPGAGWMIYLPTILTVQHVPEARALMAVPDGGNKQMGTIVVSVTDGPFSGTDPEHVRSANAIEIRLAELDLLPRFIDL; encoded by the coding sequence ATGTCGCACGAGCTCTGCCTGCGGTTTCGACACTCATCCGATTCACATCTCACTTTGCGAGATCATCTGTCTCTTGTGCAGAAGCTGACGCGATTTCTGGGAGTAGAAGACACGCTGCTCGATGCATCCGCGTGGCTGTTGGCAGGTGAAACGAAAGACGATTCTTACCGCTATTTGGTCTTCGACAGCCAGGGCCCCACCACGACCGCGCTGTCCGTCTTGAATCAGGAACTCGACGTAGAAGATGTCATCAAGACCTTCGTCATATGGAATGGGCAACTGGCAAAGTCGCAAGGTGCTTCCATTTCCTATTTTTTCGATCGCGCTGACGGTGCGGCGTCGGCGATGAGTCTTACCTTGGGGTCCAAGCCTCCATCGAGCCGATTAGGCCCTTGGACAGTGGTTGCCAAGGTCTTGCGTGAGGCGGTAAAGATCTGGCACCCGCTGGTCGCCACTGTCGATACTCGGAAATATGAGCGTGTCTTCCCGGACCGTCCAGGGGCAGGCTGGATGATCTATCTGCCGACCATCCTCACTGTCCAGCACGTCCCGGAAGCGCGCGCACTCATGGCCGTTCCCGACGGGGGCAACAAGCAGATGGGAACGATTGTCGTGAGCGTAACCGACGGCCCCTTCTCAGGAACTGACCCTGAACACGTCAGGTCGGCCAATGCCATTGAAATCCGGCTTGCTGAACTGGATTTGCTGCCGAGATTCATCGATCTGTAG
- a CDS encoding Tox-REase-5 domain-containing protein — translation MATLAIPAIRLMALRVLQWLGAAAAAGAAAEAARQRREEAENSKTTPIARTESPAKEKDRCEECPPDSGGLSLQPTAGWSSQAISYQRRIGAMPEAPPGYLFEWTHKGVKFDGFESGQCLLKEAKSTYDQFFNERGEFRYFFQEKIFFDMAESAMRQLAAAQPMPPTRLRWHFMEWMSFQYMQRVLSSAAPTIEVVYHP, via the coding sequence ATGGCGACGCTCGCAATCCCTGCGATTCGGCTAATGGCTTTAAGAGTGCTTCAGTGGCTCGGGGCCGCAGCGGCGGCCGGTGCGGCGGCGGAAGCAGCGCGTCAACGGAGGGAGGAGGCTGAGAACTCGAAAACCACTCCGATCGCGCGTACTGAGTCGCCGGCAAAGGAAAAGGACAGGTGCGAAGAATGTCCGCCTGACAGCGGCGGTCTGTCACTGCAACCGACGGCGGGTTGGAGCAGCCAGGCGATTTCGTACCAGCGGCGCATTGGTGCAATGCCGGAGGCGCCGCCAGGCTATCTGTTCGAATGGACCCATAAGGGCGTCAAGTTTGATGGGTTCGAATCGGGGCAGTGTTTGCTGAAGGAGGCGAAATCAACCTACGACCAGTTCTTTAACGAAAGAGGTGAATTCCGATACTTCTTTCAGGAAAAGATCTTCTTCGATATGGCTGAATCGGCGATGCGGCAGTTGGCAGCTGCACAGCCGATGCCGCCCACACGCCTTCGATGGCATTTCATGGAGTGGATGTCCTTTCAATACATGCAAAGGGTGTTAAGCAGTGCAGCGCCGACCATTGAAGTTGTTTACCACCCCTGA
- a CDS encoding ATP-binding cassette domain-containing protein — MSTLVPYLLREATNALSVDAAHGAIGYPLLLAAAYGLAWTTARAFDWLKFMLSAVVLARCDAAFHHAILATLIRVDYPRLTAKDPGKLVSVIARSRAAFRAITFAVFWAIAPTVLQLVLSSLLLWKLTGGAFALGFAISMSLLFAATWFLADKSKSAHEEIFSGADMLSSHLVEKLGFILDIKLNNAYTREDAALHRTLAVYIGKVTRGNTRLALLLVAQAICTGLLLTLFTVTTAYGVIHSTFRAGDFVMIASSIVTLAIPFTNLAGSLSDLRRNHLALRESFGLLELPIERSESSVRIDRTANEVIRIEHAVVKQGESQILQDVNITVSQGELVALVGPSGAGKSSLAHLMLGLSRPAAGTVFLLGADVSKLAVSDIARAVAVAPQAPMILTGSLRENLIYGCDSPPSDHALRELVALLELQGIAADGHCDILDRPLGIQGRALSGGERQRVALGRALARRPAVIILDEPTSAIDPDREARIFARVRQQVPTVIVVTHRDALVRMADRVYRVANGTVQADSPSIANAAG; from the coding sequence TTGTCGACGCTGGTCCCCTACCTCTTGCGGGAGGCAACCAACGCTCTGTCTGTAGACGCCGCGCATGGCGCCATAGGCTATCCGCTGCTTCTTGCAGCCGCGTACGGCCTGGCGTGGACTACCGCGCGCGCATTCGATTGGCTGAAGTTCATGCTGTCCGCGGTCGTTCTCGCAAGATGTGACGCCGCATTCCATCACGCCATCCTTGCCACGCTCATCAGGGTTGACTACCCGCGCCTGACTGCGAAAGATCCGGGCAAGCTGGTTTCGGTCATCGCGCGAAGTCGCGCAGCGTTCAGGGCCATCACGTTTGCAGTGTTCTGGGCAATCGCCCCGACTGTTCTGCAATTGGTACTGTCCAGCCTCCTGCTGTGGAAACTGACCGGCGGTGCATTCGCACTGGGCTTTGCCATATCCATGTCCCTTCTCTTTGCCGCGACCTGGTTCCTGGCGGACAAAAGCAAGAGTGCACACGAAGAGATCTTCAGCGGTGCCGACATGCTGTCGAGCCATCTTGTTGAGAAGCTCGGCTTCATTCTCGACATCAAACTCAACAACGCATACACGAGAGAGGACGCCGCATTGCACCGCACGCTTGCGGTTTATATCGGCAAAGTGACCCGTGGAAACACCCGGCTCGCGCTTCTGCTTGTGGCGCAGGCTATCTGCACCGGCCTCTTGCTCACGCTCTTCACGGTGACGACCGCATACGGCGTCATCCATTCAACCTTCCGGGCAGGCGATTTCGTCATGATCGCCAGCTCCATCGTGACACTGGCAATCCCCTTCACCAACCTCGCGGGATCCCTGTCTGATTTGCGTCGCAACCATCTTGCGCTACGCGAGAGTTTCGGGCTGCTGGAGCTGCCAATCGAGCGCAGCGAATCCAGCGTGCGCATTGACCGCACGGCGAACGAAGTGATTCGCATCGAGCACGCAGTTGTGAAACAAGGCGAGAGCCAGATTCTGCAAGACGTGAACATCACTGTCAGCCAAGGGGAGCTTGTCGCGCTCGTCGGGCCATCAGGGGCAGGAAAATCAAGCCTGGCTCACTTGATGCTCGGGCTATCCCGCCCCGCGGCTGGCACCGTTTTCCTTTTGGGTGCGGACGTCAGCAAGCTGGCTGTCAGCGATATCGCCCGCGCAGTCGCGGTAGCACCTCAAGCGCCGATGATCCTCACGGGATCACTCAGGGAAAACCTGATCTACGGCTGTGACAGCCCGCCGTCAGACCATGCACTGCGCGAACTCGTAGCCTTGCTCGAATTGCAGGGGATTGCCGCGGACGGGCACTGCGATATCCTGGATCGCCCGCTTGGCATTCAAGGTCGGGCGCTGTCAGGAGGTGAGCGCCAGCGCGTTGCGCTGGGCCGGGCGCTCGCACGCCGCCCAGCGGTCATCATTCTGGATGAACCCACCTCGGCAATCGATCCAGATCGCGAAGCGCGAATCTTCGCACGCGTCCGGCAACAGGTACCAACGGTGATCGTGGTTACGCATCGCGATGCGCTGGTTCGGATGGCAGATCGCGTTTATCGCGTTGCGAACGGCACCGTCCAGGCGGATTCTCCAAGCATCGCCAATGCCGCGGGGTGA
- a CDS encoding PAAR domain-containing protein — MISGLIRVGDRTTHGGTVITGDVTSIIGNRAMARAGDMTICPRCKGTFPILAGNGIITAPNGVPYARHMDRTACGARLLASQDTTLASDIEMPKATDFEPAGIAAVTESGLCLDCLIKAATAGAVVVVRG, encoded by the coding sequence GTGATCTCCGGACTCATTCGCGTGGGCGACCGGACAACGCACGGGGGCACGGTCATTACCGGCGATGTCACCAGCATCATCGGCAATCGCGCCATGGCGCGTGCGGGGGACATGACCATCTGTCCCAGGTGCAAGGGCACTTTTCCGATCCTTGCGGGCAACGGCATTATCACTGCGCCCAATGGCGTTCCGTACGCCAGGCATATGGACCGTACCGCCTGCGGTGCCAGGTTGCTAGCCAGCCAGGACACCACGTTGGCTAGCGACATAGAGATGCCAAAGGCAACCGACTTTGAACCGGCAGGGATTGCCGCTGTTACGGAGTCTGGCCTTTGCCTGGACTGTCTGATAAAGGCGGCTACCGCAGGTGCGGTAGTAGTCGTCCGAGGGTAG